GTCATCCCCTCAAGCGGCCACTGGATGCCGAGCCTCGCGTCGTTCCACACGATGCACCGCTCTCCCTGCGGGTGATAGAGGTCCGTCGTCTTGTAGAACACCTCGGTGGTCTCCGACATCACCAGGAATCCATGGGCAAAACCCTCTGGAACCCAGAGCATCCGGGGCGTATCTGTCAGGTCCGCGCCCATCAGGTCGAAGCCTTCCCAGCGGCCAAAATCAGGAGACTCGGGCCGAAGATCGACCACGACATCCCAGATATGACCATGCAGCACACGCACCAGCTTTCCCTGCGGACGCCCAAGCTGGTAGTGCAGGCCACGCAATACCCCTTTGCGCGAGAATGACTGGTTGTCCTGAACGAAATGCGTTGGCAGTCCGGCAGCGGCAAAGGCCTGCTGGTTGTAAAACTCGGCAAACCAGCCGCGTTCATCGCCAAAACGGCGGGGCTCAACGATCTTGACATCACGCAGGGAGGTATCGACGACATTCACCAAGCCAGTTTACCCAAGAACACAGCCAGCTACCGAAGGTTTACCCTGACGAATAGCCGAAGGACGCATCACCTCCCTTTGGGATCGGAAAGAAGAACGCCTCAGATGCAGAACATGCGCGACCTTCTCCGCGGCACGCTTCGCCAGAGCCTCCGCGCCATGAGCCCAAACGACCGCCTCGCCGCAGCATGGCCCGTCGCCTGTGGCAAGGCCATGGCCGAACGCGGAGAGATCATCGGCTTCATCGATGGCGTCATCCAGGTCGAAGTCGCCGATGTCACCTGGCTCAAGCAGATGATGTCCATGCGCTCCGTCCTCGAACACGACCTAGCCCGGGTCGCGGGGGTGAAGGTCACCGGGATACACTTTGAATTGAAGAGAACGCTGGGAGACAGGGCACGATGAGTGAGGTTGCATCCGTAACGATCGAGGACGTCCGCCGCGTGGCGGAGCTGGCGAATCTGGAGCTCGCCGCCGAAGAGGAGCCGCGCATGAAGCGCGACCTCAATGCGATCCTCGTACATTTCGCGCAGTTGAGCGAGGTCGACACCACCGGCGTTCCGGCCATGGCGCAGGTCGCCGACATCCTCGGCGGCCTGATCGATGAAAACGGCGCAGAGCTTCGTCCCGACGACATCCGCCCCAGCGTCGATCGCACCGCCGTCATGCATAGCGCACCCGAGACCGATGGCCGCTTCTTCAAGGTGCCCAAGGTGATCGAACGGTGACGGAGACCCACGAAGTGAAGACAGAAATGGAAGCATGGACGATCGACGCCGTGCGCGGCGCGGTTGCCGCAGGATCCACGACCGCGACGTCCGTCGCCGAAGAACACTACACCCGCATCGCCAAGACCGACGGGCCCCACGGCAAGGACATTCACAGCTTCCTCGCCCTCACCC
This genomic window from Granulicella sibirica contains:
- the gatC gene encoding Asp-tRNA(Asn)/Glu-tRNA(Gln) amidotransferase subunit GatC → MSEVASVTIEDVRRVAELANLELAAEEEPRMKRDLNAILVHFAQLSEVDTTGVPAMAQVADILGGLIDENGAELRPDDIRPSVDRTAVMHSAPETDGRFFKVPKVIER
- a CDS encoding DciA family protein — protein: MQNMRDLLRGTLRQSLRAMSPNDRLAAAWPVACGKAMAERGEIIGFIDGVIQVEVADVTWLKQMMSMRSVLEHDLARVAGVKVTGIHFELKRTLGDRAR
- the rfbC gene encoding dTDP-4-dehydrorhamnose 3,5-epimerase codes for the protein MNVVDTSLRDVKIVEPRRFGDERGWFAEFYNQQAFAAAGLPTHFVQDNQSFSRKGVLRGLHYQLGRPQGKLVRVLHGHIWDVVVDLRPESPDFGRWEGFDLMGADLTDTPRMLWVPEGFAHGFLVMSETTEVFYKTTDLYHPQGERCIVWNDARLGIQWPLEGMTPAVSAKDAVGSSFEAADLPGAPVGVSGK